In a genomic window of Alcanivorax sp.:
- the rplB gene encoding 50S ribosomal protein L2 — translation MAIVKCKPTSPGRRFVVKVVNEDLHKGAPYAPLLEAKSKNGGRNNNGRITTRHKGGGHKQKYRLIDFRRNKDGVVGIVERLEYDPNRSAHIALVKYLDGERRYILAPKGLQAEDRIQSGEDAPIKLGNALPLRNIPLGSTVHNVEMKPGKGGQLARSAGTSVQVLAKDGQYVTLRLRSGEMRKVHADCKATIGSVSNSEHSLRSLGKAGATRWRGVRPTVRGAAMNPVDHPHGGGEGRSSGGRHPVTPWGVPTKGHKTRTNKRTSKMIVRDRRK, via the coding sequence ATGGCGATTGTAAAGTGCAAGCCGACTTCTCCGGGCCGCCGCTTTGTAGTCAAGGTGGTCAACGAAGATCTGCATAAAGGTGCTCCCTACGCGCCGCTGTTGGAAGCCAAGAGCAAAAACGGTGGTCGTAACAACAATGGTCGTATCACCACTCGTCACAAAGGTGGTGGTCACAAGCAGAAGTATCGCTTGATTGACTTCCGTCGTAATAAAGACGGTGTTGTAGGCATTGTTGAGCGTCTGGAATACGATCCGAACCGTTCCGCGCACATTGCGCTGGTCAAGTACCTGGACGGTGAGCGTCGCTACATTCTGGCCCCCAAAGGCCTGCAGGCGGAAGACCGCATCCAGTCCGGCGAAGATGCGCCGATCAAGCTGGGTAACGCCTTGCCGCTGCGTAATATTCCGCTGGGTTCCACCGTGCACAACGTGGAAATGAAGCCCGGTAAAGGTGGTCAGCTGGCTCGCTCTGCAGGAACTTCCGTGCAGGTGCTGGCGAAAGACGGTCAGTATGTGACCCTGCGTTTGCGCTCCGGCGAGATGCGTAAGGTTCACGCCGACTGCAAGGCGACCATCGGTTCAGTATCCAACAGTGAGCATAGTTTGCGCTCACTGGGTAAAGCGGGCGCAACGCGCTGGCGGGGTGTTCGACCCACCGTTCGCGGTGCGGCGATGAACCCGGTCGACCACCCACATGGTGGTGGTGAAGGGCGCTCTTCTGGTGGTCGTCATCCGGTTACCCCCTGGGGTGTGCCGACCAAGGGCCACAAGACCCGTACAAACAAGCGCACTTCCAAGATGATTGTGCGTGACCGTCGTAAGTAA
- the rpsS gene encoding 30S ribosomal protein S19 — protein MPRSLKKGPFVDHHLLSKVEDAVEAGSRKPIKTWSRRSMIVPEMVGLTIAVHNGKQHVPVMVTEHMVGHKLGEFALTRTYRGHIVDKKAKR, from the coding sequence GTGCCACGTTCACTGAAAAAAGGTCCTTTCGTGGATCACCACCTGCTCAGCAAGGTGGAAGATGCGGTGGAAGCCGGCTCCCGTAAGCCGATTAAAACCTGGTCCCGTCGCTCCATGATTGTTCCGGAGATGGTGGGTCTGACAATTGCTGTGCATAACGGCAAACAGCATGTCCCGGTAATGGTTACCGAGCACATGGTGGGCCACAAGTTGGGCGAATTCGCCCTGACCCGCACCTACCGCGGGCATATCGTGGACAAAAAGGCTAAGCGATAA
- the rplV gene encoding 50S ribosomal protein L22 → MATEVAARLRGARISAQKARLVADQVRGLEVEKALNLLEFSPKKAAKIVKKVLESAIANAENNDGADVDELKVSTVYVDEGMTMKRIRPRAKGRADRILKRTCHITVKVSEGQE, encoded by the coding sequence ATGGCTACTGAAGTTGCAGCCCGTCTGCGCGGCGCAAGAATTTCGGCTCAGAAAGCCCGCCTCGTAGCGGACCAGGTCCGAGGCCTGGAAGTCGAGAAGGCGCTGAATCTTCTGGAATTCAGCCCGAAGAAGGCGGCAAAAATCGTTAAGAAAGTGCTGGAGTCCGCGATTGCAAATGCGGAAAACAACGACGGCGCTGACGTTGATGAGCTGAAGGTGTCCACGGTTTACGTGGATGAAGGCATGACCATGAAGCGTATTCGTCCGCGCGCCAAAGGCCGCGCCGACCGAATCCTCAAGCGTACTTGCCACATTACTGTGAAAGTCTCAGAAGGTCAGGAGTAA
- the rpsC gene encoding 30S ribosomal protein S3 yields MGQKVHPVGIRLGIVKEHNSLWYAGPKSYSDCLVTDLQVREFLFKRLKNASVSRIKIERPSENVRITIATARPGIVIGKKGEDVERLRRDVAAQMGVPVHINIEEVRKPDLDARLVGDNVAGQLERRVMFRRAMKRAVQNAMKSGAEGIKIQLSGRLGGAEIARTEWYREGRVPLHTLRADIDYASVRAETTYGTIGIKVWIFRGEVLGGMEQVQQEEQQKQSKGAKKRGRG; encoded by the coding sequence ATGGGTCAGAAAGTTCATCCGGTCGGTATTCGCCTTGGCATTGTCAAAGAGCACAACTCGCTCTGGTATGCCGGACCGAAGTCTTACTCAGACTGCCTGGTTACCGACCTGCAGGTGCGTGAGTTCCTGTTCAAGCGTTTGAAAAACGCGTCGGTGAGCCGTATCAAGATTGAGCGTCCGTCAGAGAACGTGCGTATCACTATTGCTACTGCGCGTCCGGGTATCGTGATCGGCAAAAAAGGCGAAGACGTTGAGCGTCTGCGCCGCGATGTTGCCGCTCAAATGGGCGTGCCGGTTCATATCAACATCGAGGAAGTGCGCAAGCCCGACCTGGATGCGCGTCTGGTAGGCGACAATGTCGCTGGTCAGCTGGAGCGCCGTGTGATGTTCCGTCGCGCCATGAAGCGTGCGGTTCAGAACGCCATGAAGTCCGGTGCTGAAGGTATCAAGATTCAGTTGTCCGGTCGTCTGGGTGGTGCAGAAATTGCGCGTACCGAATGGTACCGCGAGGGCCGAGTGCCTCTGCATACTTTGCGTGCTGACATCGATTACGCAAGCGTACGTGCTGAAACCACTTACGGCACCATCGGTATCAAGGTGTGGATCTTCCGTGGCGAAGTGCTTGGTGGCATGGAGCAGGTTCAGCAGGAAGAGCAGCAGAAGCAGTCCAAGGGCGCGAAGAAGCGCGGCCGCGGTTAA
- the rplP gene encoding 50S ribosomal protein L16, whose amino-acid sequence MLQPKRTKFRKVMKGRNRGLAQRGSKVSFGTIGLQATGRGRITARQIEAARRAMTRHIKRGGKIWIRVFPDKPITKKPLEVRMGKGKGSVEYWVAQIQPGKMLYEMEGVSEDVAREAFRLAAAKLPVSTRVVTRTVM is encoded by the coding sequence ATGTTGCAGCCGAAGCGTACCAAATTCCGGAAAGTGATGAAGGGCCGTAACCGCGGCCTGGCACAGCGGGGCAGCAAGGTGTCTTTTGGCACCATTGGTCTGCAAGCGACCGGTCGTGGCCGTATTACTGCGCGCCAGATCGAAGCGGCCCGTCGTGCAATGACCCGCCACATCAAGCGTGGTGGTAAAATTTGGATCCGGGTTTTCCCGGACAAGCCGATTACCAAGAAGCCTCTCGAAGTGCGGATGGGTAAAGGTAAGGGTTCTGTAGAGTATTGGGTTGCCCAAATTCAACCCGGCAAGATGCTTTACGAAATGGAAGGTGTGTCAGAAGACGTTGCGCGTGAAGCGTTCCGTCTGGCCGCGGCCAAGCTGCCGGTAAGCACCCGTGTCGTGACTCGGACGGTGATGTAA
- the rpmC gene encoding 50S ribosomal protein L29, which produces MKASELKEKSVEELQQTQIELLEEQFKLRMKSASGQISKTHELGTVRRNIARVKTILREKQGN; this is translated from the coding sequence ATGAAAGCGAGCGAGCTGAAAGAAAAGAGTGTCGAAGAGCTGCAGCAGACGCAAATCGAGCTGCTTGAAGAACAATTCAAGCTGCGTATGAAGAGCGCGTCCGGTCAGATTTCTAAAACCCATGAGCTTGGGACGGTTCGCCGCAATATTGCGCGCGTTAAGACCATTCTGAGAGAGAAGCAGGGTAACTAG
- the rpsQ gene encoding 30S ribosomal protein S17, giving the protein MAEANTMRRTATGKVISNKGDKTITVLVERRVQHPIYGKIIKRSTKLMAHDEENACREGDLVTIEECRPLSKRKTWMLVNVVEQANEA; this is encoded by the coding sequence ATGGCAGAGGCGAATACAATGCGCCGGACCGCTACCGGCAAAGTCATCTCTAACAAAGGTGACAAAACTATCACTGTGTTGGTAGAGCGCCGGGTCCAGCACCCGATTTACGGCAAGATCATCAAGCGTTCCACGAAACTGATGGCGCACGATGAAGAAAATGCATGTCGTGAAGGTGACCTGGTCACCATTGAGGAGTGCCGGCCGCTGTCCAAGCGCAAGACCTGGATGCTGGTAAACGTAGTTGAACAGGCGAACGAAGCCTGA
- the rplN gene encoding 50S ribosomal protein L14, whose product MIQTESMLEVADNSGARRVQCIKVLGGSHRRYAGIGDIIKVTVKEAIPRGRVKKGDVMTAVVVRTRKGVRRPDGSLIRFDENAAVLLNNNKAPIGTRIFGPVTRELRTEQFMKIISLAPEVL is encoded by the coding sequence ATGATTCAGACCGAAAGCATGCTCGAAGTCGCCGATAACAGCGGCGCCCGTCGGGTACAGTGCATCAAAGTGCTGGGTGGTTCTCACCGCCGCTATGCAGGCATTGGTGACATCATCAAGGTCACAGTGAAGGAAGCAATTCCGCGCGGCCGTGTTAAGAAAGGTGATGTAATGACCGCTGTGGTCGTGCGTACCCGTAAGGGTGTGCGTCGTCCAGACGGTTCACTGATTCGTTTCGACGAAAACGCCGCGGTGCTGTTGAACAACAACAAAGCACCGATCGGTACCCGGATCTTCGGCCCGGTAACGCGGGAACTGCGTACCGAGCAGTTTATGAAGATCATCTCCCTGGCACCTGAAGTTCTGTAA
- the rplX gene encoding 50S ribosomal protein L24 produces MLKIKRDDEVIVIAGKDKGKRGSVQQVLDNGRLIVAGVNMVKKHVKANPNRGTQGGIVEQEASLNASNVAIWNPKTQKADRVGFRFEDGKKVRFFKSNGETL; encoded by the coding sequence ATGCTCAAGATTAAGCGTGATGACGAAGTCATCGTAATTGCGGGAAAGGACAAAGGTAAGCGTGGCTCTGTTCAGCAGGTTCTGGACAACGGCCGCCTCATCGTTGCTGGCGTCAACATGGTCAAGAAACATGTTAAAGCCAATCCTAACCGTGGTACTCAAGGCGGCATCGTAGAACAGGAAGCATCGCTTAACGCTTCCAACGTTGCCATCTGGAACCCCAAGACGCAGAAAGCGGATCGTGTGGGCTTCCGTTTTGAAGACGGCAAAAAAGTGCGTTTCTTCAAGTCCAACGGCGAAACGCTGTAG
- the rplE gene encoding 50S ribosomal protein L5 yields the protein MSDLKKIYQDEIVPKLKEELGLGNIMEVPKITKITLNMGVGEASQDRKAMDGALADMTAISGQKPLVTNARKSVAGFKIREGWPIGCKVTLRGERMYEFLERLVSIAIPRIRDFRGLNPKSFDGRGNYSMGLREQIVFPEIDFDKVDKLRGLDITITTTAENDDQARALLRAFNFPLKG from the coding sequence ATGAGTGATCTGAAAAAGATTTATCAAGACGAGATCGTGCCCAAGCTGAAAGAAGAGCTTGGTCTCGGTAATATCATGGAAGTGCCAAAGATCACCAAGATCACCCTGAATATGGGTGTTGGTGAGGCCTCCCAGGATCGTAAGGCGATGGATGGTGCCCTGGCGGATATGACTGCAATTTCTGGTCAGAAGCCCCTGGTAACCAACGCGCGGAAGTCTGTTGCAGGCTTCAAGATTCGTGAAGGCTGGCCGATTGGCTGTAAGGTAACCCTGCGTGGCGAGCGTATGTATGAATTTCTCGAGCGCCTGGTTTCCATTGCCATTCCGCGTATTCGCGACTTCCGTGGTCTGAATCCGAAATCCTTTGACGGGCGTGGTAACTATTCCATGGGTCTGCGTGAGCAGATCGTGTTCCCGGAAATCGATTTCGACAAAGTCGACAAGCTGCGTGGTCTGGATATTACCATTACCACCACAGCTGAGAACGACGACCAAGCACGGGCGCTGCTGCGCGCCTTCAACTTCCCGCTGAAGGGCTAA
- the rpsN gene encoding 30S ribosomal protein S14: MAKESMKNREAKRAKLVKRFAAKRAALKAIIQDPNAEPEAKWDAQLQLQKLPRDSSPVRQRNRCRITGRPHGYYRKFGLSRIKLREAAMRGDVPGLVKASW, encoded by the coding sequence ATGGCTAAAGAATCCATGAAAAACCGGGAAGCAAAACGCGCTAAGCTGGTTAAGCGTTTTGCCGCCAAGCGTGCAGCGCTTAAGGCGATTATCCAGGATCCCAATGCAGAACCTGAAGCGAAGTGGGATGCTCAGCTTCAGCTGCAAAAATTGCCGCGCGATTCTTCCCCGGTTCGTCAGCGTAATCGCTGCCGTATCACCGGTCGTCCGCACGGCTACTACCGCAAGTTCGGCCTGAGCCGGATCAAGCTGCGTGAAGCAGCGATGCGCGGTGATGTTCCCGGTCTGGTTAAAGCCAGCTGGTAA
- the rpsH gene encoding 30S ribosomal protein S8, with product MSMQDTMADMLTRIRNAQMAEKVQVEIPASKAKEAVAKVLKEEGFIADYKISDDKKPVMTVELKYFEGNPVIDTIKRVSRPGLRVYKAAGEIPKVKGGLGIMIVSTNQGIISDRAARKANVGGELICEVS from the coding sequence ATGAGCATGCAAGATACCATGGCGGATATGTTAACTCGTATTCGTAACGCCCAGATGGCCGAGAAAGTACAGGTCGAGATTCCTGCCTCCAAGGCAAAGGAAGCTGTAGCCAAAGTACTGAAGGAAGAGGGCTTCATTGCTGATTACAAGATCAGCGATGACAAGAAACCGGTAATGACGGTTGAGCTTAAGTATTTCGAAGGCAACCCGGTGATTGACACGATCAAACGGGTAAGTCGTCCTGGTCTGCGGGTCTACAAGGCCGCGGGTGAGATTCCCAAGGTCAAAGGCGGCCTGGGTATCATGATCGTATCCACCAATCAGGGCATTATTTCTGACCGCGCAGCGCGCAAAGCCAATGTTGGTGGCGAGCTGATCTGCGAAGTGTCCTAA
- the rplF gene encoding 50S ribosomal protein L6 has translation MSRVAKSPVNLPKGVEVKVDGQKVTVKGGKGSMEHEVHELVAVSLEDGVVTVKPHDDSQKAWALAGTSRALLNNMVTGVAEGFERKLQLLGVGYRAQAQGKVLNLTLGFSHPVAFELPEGITVETPSQTEIVIKGIDKQLVGQVAANVRAFRPPEPYKGKGVRYADEQVRRKEAKKK, from the coding sequence ATGTCTAGAGTAGCTAAAAGTCCGGTAAATCTGCCGAAGGGCGTCGAAGTCAAAGTCGACGGCCAGAAAGTCACCGTTAAAGGTGGCAAAGGCAGCATGGAGCACGAAGTACACGAGCTGGTAGCCGTGTCTCTGGAAGATGGTGTGGTAACGGTTAAGCCGCACGATGATTCCCAGAAGGCGTGGGCACTGGCCGGAACCTCTCGGGCTCTGCTGAATAACATGGTGACTGGCGTTGCCGAAGGGTTTGAGCGCAAGCTTCAGCTCCTCGGTGTGGGTTATCGCGCGCAGGCTCAGGGCAAGGTACTGAACCTGACCCTCGGTTTCTCCCATCCGGTAGCTTTCGAGCTGCCCGAAGGGATTACTGTTGAAACCCCGAGCCAGACCGAAATTGTCATTAAAGGCATTGATAAGCAGCTGGTTGGTCAGGTTGCTGCCAATGTTCGGGCCTTCCGTCCGCCTGAGCCCTACAAGGGCAAAGGGGTGCGCTATGCTGATGAGCAAGTGCGCCGTAAGGAAG